The Bacteroidetes Order II. bacterium genome has a window encoding:
- a CDS encoding MBL fold metallo-hydrolase, giving the protein MDRNNSTSLVIKDFQGVKIHSFISPYPYAANATHVIETAHELVVVDTQFLSPMAQAFRAYVDSLDKPVNRVFISHGHPDHYFGLALAFSDCKAYSLAGVNQIIAEWGPQMIKNQKPTFGDLIPDAVLVPQHSVTPGTSEVIDGLTYEYEVVEGTESEAQLLIKLPELGTVIAQDLVYSGVHIWLGMGWFEKWTAELQRLADTDGYDYILAGHGLPCTKDEIHNNIRYIQTAQRLFEDGLEQDAFKAQLLEAYPHRESPMMFDLYLGFLFGQMGSH; this is encoded by the coding sequence ATGGACAGAAACAACTCGACCTCGTTGGTCATCAAGGATTTTCAAGGTGTAAAAATCCATAGTTTCATCTCGCCTTATCCGTATGCTGCCAACGCCACTCATGTTATCGAAACGGCACACGAATTGGTGGTGGTGGACACGCAATTCCTCAGCCCGATGGCGCAAGCCTTCCGGGCATATGTGGATAGCCTCGACAAGCCCGTCAATCGGGTTTTCATCTCGCATGGGCATCCCGACCATTATTTCGGCTTGGCTTTGGCGTTTTCAGATTGTAAAGCCTATTCGCTGGCTGGTGTGAACCAAATTATTGCGGAATGGGGGCCGCAGATGATTAAAAACCAGAAACCCACTTTTGGCGATTTGATACCCGATGCCGTGCTGGTGCCGCAACACAGCGTTACTCCCGGTACCTCCGAAGTCATTGATGGCTTGACCTACGAGTACGAAGTGGTGGAAGGTACCGAATCCGAAGCCCAACTCCTTATCAAATTGCCCGAACTGGGCACTGTCATCGCCCAAGATTTGGTGTACAGCGGTGTGCATATCTGGTTGGGCATGGGCTGGTTTGAAAAATGGACAGCCGAACTCCAACGGCTGGCCGATACGGACGGCTATGACTATATCCTTGCCGGACATGGCTTGCCCTGCACCAAAGACGAAATCCACAACAATATCCGCTATATCCAAACCGCACAAAGGCTTTTTGAAGATGGTTTGGAACAGGATGCTTTCAAAGCCCAACTGCTCGAAGCCTATCCGCATCGGGAATCACCCATGATGTTCGACCTCTATCTCGGCTTCCTTTTCGGTCAAATGGGCAGTCATTAA